One region of Parambassis ranga chromosome 12, fParRan2.1, whole genome shotgun sequence genomic DNA includes:
- the tmem119b gene encoding transmembrane protein 119b, whose amino-acid sequence MFLMPLHQFGLCMVFCISSSLATPLLPYLSVEGSTDEEEIINFNYSLPTSSISSDYQTTPVNIAQEETDVLTQVVNFLEENMLLILVATTLIVLVLLIICGAILMSHRRKVNAYYPSSFPLKMYVDERDKTGGSKLFNEVQEKSAPEHESEPVDTHKQLQADIMRAARSLRTPNKSERGESSQKVVAEDSSKPDGSILDQQLQSLPEEKEVCELSDSEATAAPADSPEINPAEGPHPGEDDSQEPLTGRSVRPSSLHIHNDSATLQLIAGEKTAF is encoded by the coding sequence ATGTTCCTGATGCCCCTTCATCAGTTTGGTCTGTGCATGGTgttttgcatcagcagcagcttggcCACACCTCTACTTCCTTACTTGTCTGTAGAGGGAAGTACAGATGAAGAAGAAATCATTAACTTTAACTACTCTCTGCCGACCAGCAGCATCTCCTCTGATTACCAAACCACACCTGTCAACATAGCCCAAGAGGAAACTGATGTCCTGACTCAGGTTGTGAACTTCCTGGAGGAAAACATGCTCCTCATCCTCGTCGCAACCACTCTCATTGTTCTTGTCCTACTTATTATCTGTGGGGCAATTCTGATGAGCCACAGACGTAAGGTCAATGCCTACTATCCTTCCTCCTTCCCCTTAAAAATGTATGTGGACGAGAGGGACAAAACTGGAGGTTCTAAACTCTTTAATGAAGTGCAAGAAAAATCTGCTCCTGAGCATGAAAGCGAACCAGTGGACACTCATAAGCAGCTCCAGGCAGACATCATGAGAGCCGCCAGGAGCCTGCGCACGCCAAATAAATCAGAGCGAGGGGAGTCCAGTCAGAAAGTGGTGGCCGAGGACAGCTCTAAACCAGATGGCAGCATCCTGGACCAGCAGCTACAAAGTCTCCCTGAGGAAAAAGAGGTGTGTGAGCTGTCTGACAGTGAAGcgacagcagcaccagcagacaGCCCAGAGATAAATCCTGCTGAAGGGCCTCATCCAGGAGAAGACGATTCACAAGAGCCTTTGACTGGCAGGAGCGTGCGGCCCTCGTCTTTGCACATTCACAATGACTCTGCTACGCTTCAGCTGATCGCAGGAGAGAAAACCGCCTTCTAA